The following coding sequences lie in one Lacerta agilis isolate rLacAgi1 chromosome 4, rLacAgi1.pri, whole genome shotgun sequence genomic window:
- the TRMT10C gene encoding tRNA methyltransferase 10 homolog C has product MHLFNIIRRSVFQLAASDGTKRRLFLIMPSRVITCRTLVLSAWLNKDSSPSATEKLDLDGWKHVVRSAQQEEATERTSQSEEDSSLAVTRELIEMWRLSGRLVPENISEEEFKILTECPTKSSIRKYLKFLAIKENRKKAEREKREKRNEAKKERMLNTQENAGGELENTFLPKLWARSQDAAYNWRAAQSMIFGQPLVYDMNYENYMSRREMENTVKQLMECEGANRRALDPFHLHYCNLKAGSPYHKEFVKRYGEAWDRLFVTVTEKSYVEVFPKDQLVYLTADSPNVMKTFEHDKIYIIGSIVDKSMKTGLSLANAKRLDLATARLPLDRCLQWGEGAKNLTLDQMMRILLTLKDTGDWREALQFVPQRKHEGFVEVSSWSKQQIDTWKKTKLHEKMAGQRKAHKQFAQHFSRRQAQKNWWEDVS; this is encoded by the coding sequence atgcatctaTTTAATATTATTAGAAGATCTGTCTTCCAATTAGCAGCATCAGATGGGACAAAAAGGAGATTATTTTTAATAATGCCCAGCAGAGTCATAACTTGTAGAACTTTGGTTTTGTCGGCTTGGTTGAACAAGGACTCCTCCCCAAGTGCTACTGAGAAACTAGATTTGGATGGATGGAAACATGTAGTGCGGTCTGCACAGCAAGAAGAAGCCACTGAAAGAACATCACAGAGTGAAGAAGATTCTTCTTTAGCGGTTACTAGGGAACTTATTGAGATGTGGAGACTGTCGGGCAGACTTGTTCCAGAAAATATTAGTGAAGAAGAGTTCAAGATTTTAACTGAATGTCCCACCAAGAGTTCCATAAGGAAGTACTTAAAATTCTTGGCtataaaagaaaacaggaagaaagctgaaagagaaaagagagaaaaacgAAATGAAGCAAAGAAGGAACGAATGCTAAACACTCAGGAAAATGCTGGTGGTGAGCTAGAAAACACATTTCTCCCTAAGCTTTGGGCTAGGTCACAGGATGCTGCGTACAACTGGAGAGCAGCCCAATCTATGATCTTTGGTCAGCCTCTGGTGTATGATATGAACTACGAAAATTATATGTCACGCAGAGAAATGGAGAATACAGTGAAACAGCTGATGGAATGTGAAGGGGCCAATCGTAGAGCTTTGGACCCATTTCACTTGCATTATTGTAATCTCAAAGCAGGTAGTCCGTATCACAAAGAATTTGTCAAACGTTACGGAGAAGCATGGGACAGGTTATTTGTGACTGTGACAGAAAAGTCTTATGTTGAAGTCTTTCCAAAAGATCAACTTGTCTACTTAACTGCTGATTCTCCCAATGTGATGAAAACATTTGAGCATGATAAGATATATATAATTGGATCAATAGTTGATAAATCAATGAAGACTGGACTCTCCCTTGCTAATGCAAAACGGCTGGACTTGGCAACAGCACGCCTTCCTTTGGATAGGTGCTTGCAATGGGGGGAAGGTGCCAAAAATCTCACTCTGGATCAGATGATGCGCATCTTATTAACTCTGAAAGATACTGGGGATTGGAGGGAAGCTCTGCAGTTTGTTCCACAAAGAAAACACGAAGGCTTTGTGGAAGTGTCTTCCTGGTCAAAGCAGCAAATTGACACATGGAAGAAAACAAAGTTGCATGAAAAAATGGCTGGTCAAAGAAAGGCACACAAGCAGTTTGCACAACATTTTTCCAGGAGGCAAGCACAGAAAAACTGGTGGGAAGATGTGTCTTAA